A genomic window from Lycium barbarum isolate Lr01 chromosome 4, ASM1917538v2, whole genome shotgun sequence includes:
- the LOC132638187 gene encoding expansin-like B1, protein MENSLKHCTLQLCLMLILPALCYSQTYVSKAAFYNTEDGMGNPSGACGYEEYGRTVNNGEVCAVSRRLFKNAASCGGCYQVRCRNRGLCSQEGIKVLATDHGESHGTDFILSYRAFARLAKQSSTAQVLFAKGTVDVEYRRVSCRYGSNIMVKIHEHSKYPDYLLLVVMNQGGASDILALEVYEEETSSWISMRRAYGAVWDLSNPPNGDLQVRFLVSAAAETKWVQSERAVIPAEWTVGETIETDIQVS, encoded by the exons ATGGAAAACTCTCTTAAACATTGTACTCTGCAACTGTGCCTAATGTTGATCTTGCCTGCTCTGTGCTATAGCCAAACTTATGTATCAAAAGCAGCCTTTTATAACACAGAGGATGGCATGGGCAATCCAA GTGGAGCTTGTGGGTATGAAGAATATGGACGAACTGTGAACAATGGAGAAGTTTGTGCAGTCTCTAGGCGTCTATTCAAGAATGCTGCTAGCTGTGGTGGATGCTACCAG GTAAGGTGCAGAAATAGGGGACTATGTTCCCAAGAGGGAATAAAAGTATTGGCTACTGACCATGGAGAATCGCATGGAACAGACTTTATTCTAAGCTACAGAGCATTTGCAAGATTGGCCAAACAATCAAGCACGGCTCAGGTTCTTTTTGCAAAAGGCACAGTTGATGTAGAATACAGAAGAGTTTCTTGCAGATATGGATCCAACATCATGGTTAAGATCCATGAACATAGCAAGTATCCTGATTACCTTTTACTAGTTGTTATGAACCAGGGTGGTGCTAGTGACATCCTTGCACTCGAAGTCTACGAG GAGGAAACAAGTTCATGGATATCAATGAGACGGGCATATGGTGCAGTTTGGGATTTGTCAAATCCACCAAATGGAGACCTTCAAGTGAGGTTCTTAGTCAGTGCTGCCGCTGAGACCAAATGGGTGCAGTCAGAGAGAGCTGTAATTCCAGCTGAATGGACTGTTGGAGAAACCATTGAGACTGACATTCAAGTTTCTTAA
- the LOC132635179 gene encoding expansin-like B1: MAISVNNCSTLMICMILLLPALCYCSETYDSKATYYKTSDGKGTPTGACGYGEYGRYVNDGLVTAASWKLYKNGVGCGACYQVRCKDEALCSDTGVKVKVTDSGEGPGTDFIMSTDAFAKMAKHPKLAHMLFPKGVVDVDYKRVSCKYGNLIIKINEHSNYHGYLAILFLNNGGYADITAVEIYDAKTHKWIPMRRSYGAVFDLANPPTGILKLKIQIKEGETTKWVHSDKTVIPDYWKPGNTYETDVQIP, from the exons ATGGCTATCTCAGTCAACAATTGTTCCACtcttatgatatgcatgattttgctTCTTCCTGCGCTTTGCTATTGTAGTGAAACCTATGATTCCAAAGCTACCTATTATAAGACCTCTGATGGCAAAGGAACACCAA CTGGAGCTTGTGGTTATGGAGAGTATGGAAGATATGTCAATGATGGCCTGGTTACCGCGGCATCCTGGAAGCTCTATAAGAATGGAGTTGGCTGTGGTGCATGCTACCAG GTGAGGTGCAAGGACGAGGCACTGTGCAGTGACACTGGAGTTAAGGTGAAGGTGACTGACAGTGGTGAAGGACCAGGAACTGACTTCATCATGAGCACTGATGCCTTTGCCAAAATGGCAAAACATCCTAAGCTAGCTCACATGTTGTTCCCTAAGGGCGTAGTTGATGTTGATTACAAAAGAGTTTCTTGCAAATATGGCAATCTCATCATCAAAATCAATGAACATAGCAATTACCATGGTTACCTTGCCATATTGTTCTTGAACAACGGTGGTTACGCTGATATCACAGCAGTCGAGATCTAcgac GCAAAAACCCACAAATGGATACCAATGAGGAGGTCATATGGAGCTGTCTTTGACTTGGCTAACCCACCAACGGGAATTCTGAAGCTGAAGATCCAAATAAAAGAAGGTGAAACAACCAAATGGGTGCACTCTGACAAAACTGTGATCCCTGATTACTGGAAGCCTGGCAATACCTATGAAACTGACGTTCAGATTCCTTGA